From Antennarius striatus isolate MH-2024 chromosome 9, ASM4005453v1, whole genome shotgun sequence, one genomic window encodes:
- the LOC137601433 gene encoding C-C chemokine receptor type 1-like, whose product MSDNGTNTTVTTEYDYSLYDEIKDNTFAPCDSNDVNGFGKVFLPTLYSLVFILGFLGNSLVVCVLVKHRSQINLTDICLLNLALSDLLFVITLPLYSHYSVVSEWIFGDFMCRFTAVSHNTGFFSGIFFIVVMTLDRYVVIMHAHTMTRYRTLKAGVVLTILIWMLSLSVSLPAFVFTKVSNESSALGCHQIQDSDTWRLYNLVSINILGLVIPLLVMIVCYSRIIPTLVQIKSARKHRVVKLIISIVVVFFLFWAPYNIGLFLWFLKSNGKLEGDECNLEATLRLTVTVTEAFAYTHCCLNPIIYALVGERFMKRAVQLLRNWVPGIRHPSTRDSSDSSYRKSSLLSRSSDVTSVFMK is encoded by the exons ATGTCAg ACAATGGAACAAATACCACCGTTACCACAGAGTACGATTATTCTTTGTATGATGAGATCAAGGACAACACCTTCGCCCCTTGTGACTCCAATGATGTGAACGGCTTTGGCAAGGTGTTTCTGCCCACTCTCTATAGCCTAGTTTTCATCCTTGGCTTCTTAG GTAATAGCCTTGTGGTATGTGTCCTGGTGAAGCACCGGAGCCAGATCAACTTAACAGACATCTGCCTCCTCAACCTGGCCCTCTCTGACCTCCTGTTTGTCATCACACTGCCTCTGTACTCCCACTACTCTGTGGTCAGTGAATGGATATTTGGCGATTTTATGTGTCGTTTTACTGCTGTCTCCCATAACACTGGTTTCTTCAGCGGCATCTTCTTTATAGTAGTTATGACACTAGACCGCTATGTGGTCatcatgcacgctcacactatGACACGATATCGCACTTTGAAGGCAGGTGTTGTTCTCACCATACTGATCTGGATGCTAAGCCTGAGCGTCTCTTTACCAGCTTTTGTCTTCACAAAAGTGTCAAATGAGTCATCCGCACTGGGTTGTCACCAAATCCAAGACAGTGACACCTGGAGGCTTTATAACCTTGTATCGATAAATATATTGGGTCTTGTGATTCCCTTGTTGGTTATGATAGTTTGCTACTCCAGAATTATCCCCACACTGGTGCAGATAAAAAGTGCGAGGAAGCACCGCGTTGTTAAGCTGATCATTTccattgtggttgtttttttcctattCTGGGCCCCCTATAATATTGGCCTTTTCTTATGGTTTCTGAAATCTAATGGTAAACTGGAAGGTGATGAATGTAATTTGGAAGCAACTTTAAGGCTGACTGTAACAGTGACTGAAGCCTTTGCTTATACTCACTGCTGCTTGAACCCCATCATTTATGCCTTAGTGGGAGAAAGGTTTATGAAACGTGCCGTGCAGCTGCTGAGAAACTGGGTGCCTGGGATTCGGCATCCATCCACAAGAGATTCATCAGACAGCTCTTACAGGAAAAGCTCACTTCTGTCGAGATCTTCTGATGTCACTTCAGTTTTCATGAAGTAG
- the si:cabz01093077.1 gene encoding CX3C chemokine receptor 1, translated as MNGSETEPVMDLYDYDYNSTCEESSLIDISYRPTVFLVICFMLFCFSLLGNTTVLWVLLRHMKLKSMTDMCLLNLALSDLMLAGSLPFWAYNFPNLALCKLIRGVYQMGFYSGTLFVTLMSVDRYLAIVHAVAAMQARTLRYGITASITIWIISVIVATPHIIFASLEIDLDDNSSQCQPLYPEETQQIWKMLQNFSENTVGLFVCLPIMIFCYLKILIVLSKTRNSKKDRAVKLIFSIVFVFVICWVPYNITVFFQTLQLLGVLNTCKASNNINSTMRFAEIIALFHCCINPVIYAFVGEKFRKSLRNVIARCLCWDLKSRLTFNPRDTTEKETSNTPVKSDY; from the exons ATGAACGGATCCGAGACAGAGCCTGTCATGGACTTGTACGATTACGATTACAATTCCACCTGTGAAGAGTCCAGTCTGATAGACATCTCCTACAGACCCACGGTTTTCCTTGTAATTTGcttcatgctgttttgtttCAGCCTTTTAG GAAACACCACTGTTCTATGGGTTCTTCTCCGGCACATGAAGCTGAAGTCTATGACAGATATGTGCCTCCTCAACTTGGCCCTGTCTGACTTGATGCTGGCTGGATCACTGCCCTTCTGGGCCTACAATTTCCCGAACTTGGCTTTATGTAAACTGATAAGAGGAGTCTATCAG ATGGGTTTCTACAGTGGGACTCTGTTCGTCACCTTAATGAGTGTGGACCGATACCTGGCCATCGTCCATGCTGTTGCAGCCATGCAAGCCCGTACGCTTCGCTATGGAATCACAGCTAGCATCACTATCTGGATTATATCTGTCATTGTGGCAACCCCACATATTATATTTGCTTCCTTGGAGATTGACCTGGATGATAACAGCTCCCAGTGTCAGCCACTGTATCCAGAGGAAACGCAACAGATTTGGAAGATGCTGCAAAACTTCAGTGAGAACACAGTGGGACTTTTTGTGTGCCTCCCTATCATGATTTTCTGCTATTTGAAAATCCTCATTGTGCTGTCCAAGACGAGGAACTCCAAAAAAGACAGAGCTGTAAAGCTGATATTCAGcatagtgtttgtttttgtgatttgCTGGGTTCCCTACAATATCACAGTTTTCTTTCAGACATTACAGCTGTTAGGTGTCCTGAACACGTGCAAAGCTTCAAACAACATCAACTCCACCATGCGTTTTGCTGAGATAATAGCCCTGTTTCACTGCTGCATAAACCCAGTCATCTATGCATTTGTAGGAGAGAAGTTCAGGAAATCTCTGAGAAATGTGATAGCTAGATGTCTCTGCTGGGATCTCAAGAGCAGGTTGACATTCAACCCCAGAGACACCACAGAGAAAGAGACGTCCAACACACCAGTAAAATCAGACTATTAG